One window of the Sphaerochaeta associata genome contains the following:
- a CDS encoding ABC transporter substrate-binding protein, with protein MTGFKRVSVLALALLMVVTSVFAQGTKEDAAAGKQIELTVLNYIDMSEPNSANDITMVWDKFEAENPDIKIVREDLFNEPFHQKTEAYVASGQVPDVLYMWPSGRSTSLHTTRSVKDLKPFLEKDGLFDQYNPATVAPQFAGYLAMLPNGVTTTHMLYVNTKVLRDNGLAMPKSYADMKAMVAPLKAKGIDLIAMDNMDAWVMQSCLFSMVVGRFGGVDWYDRLAAGKISFTDEWFVKSLALIEDMYKSGMINRNSLTSPYGSSRGSFATGKAAFYIDGDWSTGAFQTDITTGKAMISPALQQSDFELMVIPNLPGEVIHNSNSGVMGTGWGMSANIPAGSAKEEAAWRLIKYLQGEYVQTYRLSTGASFPSNLNVDVEKVVKEKNLEPFIAKRAAYYAAHTPITPVVDGVLHSDVYNVINVGLQEIGLGSKTPMQVAAEVQKAWDTWKKNQ; from the coding sequence ATGACTGGATTCAAGAGAGTTTCCGTATTGGCTCTTGCATTACTGATGGTCGTGACATCGGTATTTGCACAGGGAACGAAGGAAGATGCAGCAGCAGGCAAGCAGATTGAGCTGACCGTGCTGAACTACATCGACATGTCTGAACCAAACAGCGCAAATGACATTACGATGGTTTGGGACAAGTTCGAAGCTGAGAACCCTGATATCAAGATCGTTCGTGAGGATCTGTTCAACGAACCCTTCCATCAGAAGACCGAAGCGTATGTTGCCAGCGGTCAGGTGCCCGATGTACTGTACATGTGGCCCAGTGGGCGTTCGACCAGCCTGCACACCACCAGGAGTGTGAAGGATCTCAAGCCCTTCCTCGAGAAGGACGGCCTGTTCGACCAGTACAATCCCGCAACGGTTGCTCCGCAGTTCGCCGGCTACCTAGCCATGCTGCCCAACGGTGTTACCACAACGCACATGCTCTATGTCAACACCAAGGTGCTTCGCGACAACGGTCTTGCCATGCCCAAGAGTTATGCTGACATGAAGGCAATGGTTGCCCCTCTGAAGGCAAAGGGCATCGACTTGATCGCCATGGACAACATGGACGCTTGGGTAATGCAGAGCTGTCTCTTCTCCATGGTAGTCGGTCGCTTCGGCGGCGTCGACTGGTACGACAGACTTGCTGCCGGCAAGATTTCCTTCACCGATGAATGGTTCGTCAAATCTCTTGCCTTGATCGAGGACATGTACAAGTCCGGTATGATCAACCGCAACAGCCTGACCAGCCCCTACGGTTCATCCCGTGGTAGTTTTGCTACAGGCAAGGCTGCGTTCTACATCGACGGTGACTGGTCCACCGGTGCATTCCAGACCGATATCACCACCGGCAAGGCTATGATCAGCCCCGCATTGCAGCAGAGTGATTTCGAGTTGATGGTTATTCCCAATCTTCCCGGTGAAGTCATCCATAACTCCAACAGCGGTGTCATGGGAACCGGCTGGGGCATGAGTGCCAACATTCCCGCCGGCTCCGCCAAGGAAGAGGCTGCCTGGAGATTGATCAAGTACCTGCAGGGCGAGTATGTACAGACCTACCGCCTCTCAACCGGTGCTTCCTTCCCCTCCAACCTCAACGTTGATGTTGAAAAAGTCGTAAAAGAGAAGAATCTTGAGCCGTTCATTGCCAAGAGAGCTGCCTATTACGCCGCGCATACCCCGATCACCCCGGTTGTTGACGGTGTTCTGCACAGCGATGTGTACAACGTAATCAACGTAGGGCTGCAGGAAATCGGTCTTGGCTCAAAGACTCCGATGCAGGTGGCTGCTGAAGTCCAGAAAGCTTGGGATACCTGGAAGAAGAATCAGTAA
- a CDS encoding GGDEF domain-containing protein codes for MRGKPESNDPVSQHEILGMQRKSHILMAFLQALLITIVLLLITFTLYQGWRERLVEKGRQAGRTELLGIRKNLFLLMGNQEMFTALFGQRLEESLAAGFDVSLAEVSSYLDYLEQIHPSFAFATIARENVVVDTYPKQVLHEVGFDLRTLAQYEDHIGYTLQVQQVTLDGPLDAGDDTSYLVSRYALHDNNGVWGLLTLHFNFRQILLEAGVEDVREGYTLFFTFVHGSDEQHFDWGEAATTKAEAVVMDLSYSLLQWRMQIAPQGSWIEFSIPLLLYGIVGSFVSLGVGVFVYLNQIKFQMIKTRSRTDSLTGLLNRREFEKLLHQTCKEEQAFAVALIDIDNFKEINDTYGHLNGDKALLSLVESLKKHIRMSDGIARFGGDEFIILFHDCTNAEFCRRLFQAIRHTRVELEGIQVEVAISMGVALSEEGKQVDALIETADRRLYRAKLEGKGRICTTG; via the coding sequence ATGAGGGGAAAGCCGGAATCGAACGATCCTGTCTCACAACATGAGATACTCGGTATGCAAAGAAAGTCTCACATTCTCATGGCTTTTCTGCAAGCCCTTCTCATTACCATCGTTCTATTGCTGATAACCTTTACGCTCTACCAAGGGTGGCGCGAGCGGCTTGTGGAAAAGGGAAGGCAGGCAGGGCGGACCGAACTGCTGGGAATACGGAAAAATCTCTTTTTGCTGATGGGAAACCAGGAGATGTTCACCGCCTTGTTCGGCCAGAGACTGGAAGAAAGCCTTGCCGCGGGCTTTGATGTGAGCCTGGCCGAGGTTTCCTCGTATCTGGATTACCTGGAGCAGATCCACCCTTCCTTTGCCTTTGCAACAATTGCAAGGGAGAATGTGGTTGTCGATACCTACCCGAAACAGGTCCTGCATGAGGTTGGATTCGATTTGAGGACCCTGGCACAGTATGAGGATCACATCGGCTATACTTTGCAGGTACAGCAAGTCACTCTTGACGGACCACTCGATGCAGGGGATGACACTTCCTATCTGGTAAGCAGATACGCCTTGCATGACAACAACGGCGTCTGGGGTTTGTTGACCCTGCATTTCAATTTCCGCCAGATACTGTTGGAGGCGGGAGTCGAGGATGTGCGTGAAGGGTATACATTGTTTTTCACCTTTGTCCACGGATCTGACGAGCAACACTTCGATTGGGGTGAAGCAGCAACGACCAAAGCGGAAGCGGTAGTCATGGATCTCTCCTACTCCCTGCTTCAATGGCGGATGCAGATCGCCCCGCAAGGGTCATGGATTGAATTTTCCATCCCGCTTCTATTGTATGGAATCGTCGGAAGTTTTGTATCTCTGGGTGTCGGGGTTTTTGTGTATCTCAACCAGATCAAGTTCCAGATGATCAAGACCCGTTCACGCACCGACAGCCTTACCGGTCTGCTCAACCGAAGGGAGTTTGAAAAGCTGCTTCACCAGACCTGCAAGGAGGAGCAAGCCTTCGCCGTTGCCTTGATCGATATCGACAACTTCAAGGAAATCAACGATACCTATGGACACCTGAACGGGGATAAGGCCCTGCTTTCGTTGGTCGAAAGCCTCAAGAAGCATATCCGCATGAGTGATGGCATTGCACGATTCGGCGGCGATGAATTCATCATCCTCTTTCACGATTGCACCAATGCAGAATTCTGCAGAAGGCTGTTCCAAGCCATTCGCCATACCCGTGTCGAACTTGAGGGAATACAAGTCGAAGTGGCGATCAGCATGGGCGTCGCCCTATCAGAAGAGGGAAAGCAGGTGGATGCACTGATAGAAACTGCCGATCGCAGGCTCTATCGGGCCAAGCTGGAAGGCAAGGGGCGGATATGTACCACCGGGTGA
- a CDS encoding ROK family transcriptional regulator — translation MRINNNNFQKNANTSLVAQLIWKSPGISRVDIARELNLYRSTVTNIISALIDDEVVYEGEEGSGMSRGGRKPIILRLNEKFGCVVGFDIQPSHYRAVILDITGSLLFQDKGKLPEVDFDGIITYLMDIVLKQIDKLGIPLLAVVAGIPGIVDAENGMIIYAEPFDLRNYDFYSFFTKNYDVLVFVENDANCTAWLEMTINRNVNLGDFMCMIADYHEGSYQFGDRAGIGVGLGLSIGGKVYHGSHHSSGEICTLSWRGHNIGQTGLPEDLLIRSVSDEQAWKVWMIDLFSSLVPVLSVFDPRVFFIHGKPFSDEQKIRDLLCDSCPQFLDVLKKVNCKLIFDTQDESVVAKGAAMMFLQKLFAVPELSEIESRTHFDWEDVIAQAYPMKKTYRKPRLEVRNA, via the coding sequence ATGAGAATCAACAACAACAATTTCCAAAAGAATGCTAACACCTCATTGGTTGCTCAGCTCATCTGGAAGAGTCCAGGAATCAGCAGGGTCGACATCGCGCGTGAGTTGAACCTCTATCGTTCGACGGTGACCAACATCATTTCCGCCCTCATCGACGATGAAGTCGTCTATGAAGGGGAGGAAGGAAGCGGTATGAGCCGTGGCGGACGCAAGCCTATCATCCTCAGGCTCAATGAGAAATTCGGGTGTGTGGTCGGATTTGACATCCAGCCGTCCCATTACCGTGCCGTCATCCTCGACATTACCGGCAGCCTCTTGTTTCAAGACAAGGGAAAACTCCCCGAGGTGGATTTCGATGGTATCATCACCTACTTGATGGATATTGTCCTGAAGCAGATCGACAAGCTCGGCATTCCTCTTCTGGCAGTAGTGGCGGGCATTCCCGGTATTGTTGATGCTGAGAACGGGATGATCATCTATGCTGAACCGTTCGACCTCAGGAACTACGATTTCTACTCCTTTTTTACGAAGAATTATGATGTATTGGTCTTTGTTGAGAATGACGCCAACTGTACTGCGTGGCTGGAGATGACCATAAACCGAAATGTTAACCTGGGTGATTTCATGTGCATGATAGCCGACTACCATGAAGGAAGCTATCAATTCGGCGATCGTGCCGGTATCGGTGTTGGACTCGGCCTCTCGATCGGTGGCAAGGTGTATCATGGATCCCACCACAGCAGCGGTGAAATTTGCACCTTGAGCTGGCGCGGCCACAACATCGGGCAGACAGGTTTGCCCGAGGACCTGTTGATCCGCTCGGTTTCCGATGAGCAGGCATGGAAAGTCTGGATGATCGACCTTTTCAGTTCTCTTGTACCTGTTCTCTCGGTCTTCGATCCCAGGGTGTTCTTTATTCACGGCAAACCTTTCTCGGATGAACAGAAGATCCGGGACTTGCTCTGTGATTCCTGCCCGCAGTTCCTGGATGTCTTGAAGAAGGTCAACTGCAAGCTCATTTTCGATACCCAGGATGAGTCTGTGGTTGCAAAAGGAGCTGCCATGATGTTTTTGCAAAAGTTGTTTGCAGTTCCCGAGCTTTCCGAGATTGAAAGTCGTACTCATTTTGATTGGGAGGATGTGATCGCTCAAGCGTATCCCATGAAAAAAACGTATAGAAAACCACGTTTGGAGGTTAGGAATGCCTAA
- a CDS encoding beta-mannosidase has translation MLTLDINGVWNLSPLSQETIAPFTKYFHTHPHIPCTLPGDIHSALLESGVINDPYVGTQELQIQWVGRSDWVLERTFEVPEQALSDTMAVLTLTMADTIISVWVNDRQVGFCDNQFRRWRFDVSEALTSGQNTIKLVFTSAESHAIALAEKLPYPIPYSVYPVSAKHRNLVRKTQCHSGWDWGPCILSFGIYEPIQLAFVDEGLIESVTCDTKSRPDDSWDLIVEVVFNARRVQNLQCTADCAGATQQGSVETKVGLNKITFHLVCNKVHRWWPNGEGKAVLYQLELAIGAQKVTKRIGFRTLEVKTEEDAEGGKGMVFSVNGRDIFAKGANWIPLDAFMGRLTRERYEQLLQYVMDANMNMLRVWGGGLYEKEDFYELCDEKGILLWQDCMFSCSMYPSDRAFLASVEAELRYQVPRLHDHPSLALWCGNNEDLGAISWYEESAKNRDRYVIDYDRLNEGVVGKVIKELDPGRTWWPSSPSAGEGDFSDNWHSDKRGDMHFWSVWHEGRSFEEYYSIKPRFVSEFGYQSFPSLSTVATYAQPSMWNLTSVEMEHHQKNPRGNSIIIENFSRYYRFPSSFEQMLYLSQVQQAVAMKMAIEYWRTTMPHCMGTLFWQLNDNWPVASWSSIDYTGKWKLLHYAAKRFYAPALPIAYQKEDGKVEVYIVNDGPKAIEDAKLSVKFSTFDAQKLGKQEYRLTIEAKSSTHMCTIDLKKKPKLDRNKTFIYLKLKSDDLYMENCLLLDKPKACELVDPQLQMQVEKASGGFAVTVSCTYPAFEVALDAQDLKGVFSDNLFAIRPTAQKVVFFKTHEKVTLKQFKEKLKVYDLYGSSK, from the coding sequence ATGCTTACACTCGATATCAACGGAGTCTGGAATCTCTCTCCTCTTTCGCAAGAGACCATTGCTCCTTTTACCAAATATTTTCACACTCATCCGCACATACCCTGCACCCTTCCGGGCGATATTCACTCCGCCTTATTGGAAAGCGGTGTCATCAACGATCCCTATGTAGGAACACAGGAACTGCAGATTCAGTGGGTCGGCCGCAGTGATTGGGTGCTTGAGAGAACCTTCGAGGTACCGGAGCAGGCACTCTCGGATACGATGGCGGTTCTCACCCTTACCATGGCCGACACCATCATCAGTGTGTGGGTGAACGACAGGCAGGTCGGGTTTTGCGACAACCAGTTCAGACGATGGCGCTTTGATGTCAGCGAGGCGCTGACAAGCGGACAAAACACCATCAAGCTGGTCTTCACCAGTGCAGAGTCACATGCCATAGCGCTTGCTGAGAAGCTTCCCTACCCGATTCCTTACTCGGTTTATCCGGTTTCTGCAAAACATCGGAACCTGGTTCGAAAAACCCAATGCCACAGCGGCTGGGATTGGGGTCCCTGCATATTGAGTTTCGGCATTTACGAACCGATTCAACTCGCGTTCGTCGACGAAGGTCTTATCGAGAGCGTCACATGCGACACAAAATCTCGTCCTGATGACAGCTGGGACCTTATTGTCGAAGTGGTTTTCAATGCCCGGCGTGTGCAGAACCTTCAGTGCACTGCAGACTGTGCCGGCGCAACACAGCAGGGAAGTGTAGAAACCAAGGTCGGCCTGAATAAAATCACCTTTCATTTAGTGTGCAACAAGGTGCACCGATGGTGGCCCAATGGAGAAGGCAAAGCGGTACTCTATCAGCTGGAGCTGGCCATAGGAGCTCAGAAGGTGACCAAACGCATCGGCTTCAGGACGCTTGAGGTCAAGACGGAGGAGGATGCCGAGGGTGGAAAAGGCATGGTGTTCTCGGTCAACGGAAGGGATATCTTCGCCAAGGGAGCCAATTGGATCCCCCTTGATGCGTTCATGGGAAGACTGACCAGAGAACGCTACGAACAACTGCTCCAGTATGTCATGGATGCGAATATGAACATGCTCCGCGTCTGGGGCGGCGGGTTGTATGAGAAAGAGGATTTCTACGAGCTGTGTGACGAGAAGGGCATCCTGCTGTGGCAGGACTGCATGTTCAGCTGCTCCATGTACCCTTCCGATCGGGCCTTCCTTGCGAGCGTTGAAGCGGAGCTACGGTATCAGGTGCCTCGTCTGCACGATCACCCCAGCCTTGCCCTGTGGTGCGGAAACAATGAGGATTTGGGAGCCATCAGCTGGTACGAGGAGTCGGCCAAGAACCGCGACCGCTATGTCATCGATTACGACCGGCTCAACGAAGGAGTCGTCGGCAAGGTCATCAAGGAACTCGATCCCGGCCGCACTTGGTGGCCAAGCAGTCCCTCGGCCGGAGAAGGGGATTTCTCGGACAACTGGCACAGCGACAAGCGCGGGGATATGCACTTCTGGTCGGTCTGGCACGAGGGCAGAAGCTTTGAAGAGTACTACTCGATTAAGCCCCGGTTCGTCAGTGAGTTCGGCTACCAGAGTTTCCCCTCGCTGTCCACCGTCGCGACCTATGCCCAACCATCGATGTGGAACCTGACCAGCGTCGAGATGGAACACCATCAGAAGAATCCACGGGGAAACTCGATCATCATCGAGAACTTCAGCCGCTACTACCGTTTCCCCTCCAGCTTCGAGCAGATGCTCTACCTCAGCCAGGTGCAGCAGGCTGTCGCGATGAAGATGGCTATTGAATACTGGAGAACCACCATGCCCCATTGCATGGGAACGTTGTTCTGGCAACTCAATGACAACTGGCCGGTGGCCTCCTGGTCGTCCATCGACTATACCGGAAAGTGGAAACTGCTTCACTATGCAGCAAAGCGCTTCTATGCACCCGCCCTTCCGATCGCCTATCAGAAGGAAGACGGCAAGGTCGAGGTCTACATCGTCAACGATGGGCCGAAGGCCATAGAGGATGCCAAACTCTCGGTGAAGTTCAGCACCTTTGATGCACAGAAACTCGGCAAGCAGGAGTATCGTCTTACCATCGAAGCAAAGAGCAGCACCCACATGTGCACCATCGATTTGAAGAAGAAGCCCAAGCTGGACCGAAACAAAACCTTCATCTATCTCAAGCTCAAAAGCGACGACCTGTACATGGAGAACTGCCTGCTTCTGGACAAGCCGAAAGCCTGCGAGCTTGTCGACCCCCAGCTGCAGATGCAGGTCGAGAAGGCAAGCGGAGGCTTTGCCGTTACAGTCAGCTGCACCTACCCTGCTTTCGAAGTAGCCCTCGATGCGCAGGACTTGAAGGGTGTGTTCAGCGACAACCTCTTTGCCATCCGGCCTACTGCGCAGAAGGTGGTCTTCTTCAAGACCCATGAGAAGGTGACACTCAAGCAGTTCAAGGAGAAGTTGAAGGTGTATGATTTGTACGGCAGCAGCAAATAA
- a CDS encoding IS4 family transposase, with product MLRDFTNNTDAITSQVSVFSQRFKVGAILRHCGAHKQKGIEVRKVFSYLSTLLFCGISMNRDQKTRKYGNMVKKDTCHRFLQSMKMDWNRFLSLLAKEIIDKDFRPICRNDCKGVQKPFFLVADDSSYCRNRSKKVELSAKNWDHALKRYYKGFRMLTLAWTDGVSVLPVSFCNMSTCDDTKVLRGSKGLTAKEKETFGFKIRKLAKQKMNDTLLDLLDVAAAANLQARYLLCDKWFANPVTIFAIRDKGYEVICMLKNSSTYYLYKGERRKLSQIFRMCAKEERLQRKLDRKAGNDDSKGRKFLFSAAISLINKDEKPNQESKIVFVRNRNKKSEYLAILCTDNSLSEDQIVEYYCSRWGIETMFHTCKSFLRLQKSTQSLDYSEIHASTAIVMFQYAMLSWLNRQNSDEIGFGELFYQLLEEVQDTALFHAIELVLTLFVETLASEYAMPPGKLNEAMNKFLKQLPERLKTCLDLAA from the coding sequence ATGTTGAGGGATTTTACCAACAATACCGATGCCATTACAAGTCAAGTCAGTGTTTTTTCCCAGAGATTTAAAGTCGGAGCCATCCTTCGCCATTGTGGTGCACACAAACAAAAGGGCATAGAAGTCCGGAAGGTCTTCTCCTACCTGTCTACCCTGCTGTTCTGTGGAATATCCATGAACAGGGATCAAAAAACCCGCAAGTACGGGAACATGGTGAAAAAGGATACATGCCATCGGTTCCTCCAATCCATGAAGATGGACTGGAACCGGTTCCTTTCCCTGCTGGCCAAAGAGATCATCGACAAGGATTTCCGCCCGATATGCCGCAACGATTGCAAGGGAGTGCAAAAGCCTTTTTTCCTGGTGGCCGATGACAGCAGCTACTGTCGCAACAGGTCCAAGAAGGTGGAGCTGAGCGCCAAGAACTGGGACCATGCCCTCAAACGCTACTACAAGGGATTCAGGATGCTTACCCTTGCCTGGACCGATGGCGTATCGGTCCTTCCCGTATCTTTTTGCAATATGAGCACATGCGACGATACGAAGGTGCTCAGGGGATCCAAAGGGCTTACCGCCAAAGAAAAGGAAACCTTTGGCTTCAAGATACGCAAGCTGGCAAAACAGAAGATGAACGACACGCTGCTGGACCTTCTGGATGTCGCTGCAGCGGCGAATCTCCAGGCCCGGTACCTGCTGTGCGACAAGTGGTTCGCCAACCCCGTCACCATCTTCGCCATCAGAGACAAGGGATACGAGGTGATCTGCATGCTGAAAAACTCCTCCACCTATTATCTCTACAAGGGAGAAAGGAGAAAGCTCAGCCAGATTTTCCGCATGTGCGCCAAGGAGGAGAGGCTCCAGCGCAAACTGGACCGAAAGGCCGGAAATGACGACTCGAAAGGCAGGAAATTCCTGTTCTCCGCTGCCATCTCACTGATCAACAAGGATGAGAAACCCAACCAAGAATCGAAAATCGTGTTCGTCAGGAACAGGAACAAGAAGAGTGAATACCTGGCGATTCTCTGCACAGACAACAGCCTGTCAGAGGACCAGATAGTTGAATATTACTGCAGCCGATGGGGGATAGAAACAATGTTCCATACCTGCAAGTCATTCCTGCGCCTGCAAAAGAGCACCCAATCGCTGGATTATTCAGAAATCCATGCCAGCACCGCCATAGTCATGTTCCAATATGCGATGCTCTCCTGGCTGAACCGCCAGAACTCTGATGAAATAGGTTTCGGTGAACTGTTCTACCAACTCCTGGAAGAGGTCCAAGATACTGCTCTCTTTCATGCCATTGAACTGGTGTTGACATTGTTCGTCGAGACCCTCGCTTCTGAATATGCCATGCCACCGGGAAAGCTCAATGAAGCGATGAACAAATTCCTCAAGCAACTGCCTGAGAGGCTGAAAACCTGTCTGGATCTAGCTGCTTAG
- a CDS encoding carbohydrate ABC transporter permease, producing MPKVHTLADAKKEQRRAYWTLVLPGFLVYISVMAFPTIFSVILSLTDYNGGRLFGGKPVSIVGFKWYGRLFVDEYFYLALKNNLWIVCVSVFGQIPLGFFLAYVLHRGLVRKGDFFQTMIYLPTVISTVVIGILWKSFFAPYGAFPELVRLFNPGYEFGISSNPLLPVLFVILWMYTGMYMIIFIANLQKIDSAVIEAARIDGASEGQTLRYIILPALSGVLVVSAILAISGSLKSFDLIYVMTGGGPANRTTVLSIYMFDKAFKGAPNYPLANAISTVMVIISFSLIGLTKWVEHKFGGKE from the coding sequence ATGCCTAAAGTGCATACGCTTGCTGACGCGAAAAAGGAGCAGAGGAGAGCGTATTGGACCCTCGTTCTCCCCGGCTTTTTGGTGTATATCTCGGTCATGGCTTTTCCTACCATATTTTCCGTTATTCTCAGTCTGACCGACTACAATGGAGGCAGGCTCTTCGGTGGAAAGCCTGTCTCGATCGTTGGTTTCAAATGGTACGGCCGGCTGTTTGTGGATGAATATTTCTACCTTGCTTTGAAGAATAATCTTTGGATTGTCTGTGTTTCCGTTTTCGGCCAGATTCCCCTGGGCTTTTTTCTTGCCTATGTGTTGCATCGGGGTCTGGTGAGGAAGGGGGATTTCTTTCAGACGATGATCTACCTTCCCACTGTTATTTCCACCGTCGTCATCGGTATTTTGTGGAAGTCTTTCTTCGCCCCGTATGGAGCCTTTCCCGAGTTGGTACGGCTGTTCAACCCCGGCTATGAGTTTGGGATCAGCAGCAATCCCCTCCTTCCCGTGCTTTTTGTAATTCTTTGGATGTACACCGGCATGTATATGATCATATTCATCGCCAATCTGCAGAAGATCGACAGCGCAGTCATCGAGGCTGCTCGCATCGACGGGGCTTCCGAGGGGCAGACGTTGCGCTACATCATCCTTCCGGCCCTATCGGGGGTACTGGTCGTATCGGCGATCCTTGCCATCAGCGGGTCGCTGAAGAGCTTCGACCTGATCTATGTCATGACCGGCGGGGGACCGGCGAACCGGACCACCGTCCTCTCCATTTATATGTTCGACAAGGCTTTCAAGGGCGCTCCGAACTATCCGTTGGCCAATGCAATCAGTACGGTCATGGTGATCATCAGCTTCTCCCTCATCGGTCTTACCAAGTGGGTGGAACACAAATTTGGTGGGAAGGAGTAG
- a CDS encoding carbohydrate ABC transporter permease — MNDIKDTKSVGAKINMVFTYAVMIFFTVMAIYPLLWLVMNSFKTTTEFQMNKLGFPKDWVLVNYKDAWIRGKFPRLILNSFIYTGITMVATLVFSFMAGFAFAKIPNRATKFLHGSFVIGLLLTLQSIMVPLFLIINWVGLYNTTLGVLIPYIGIAMPMGIYLGTEFIKSIPDALVESARIDGATYLKIFISIIVPMAAPVAVTVAIMTVTGTWNEFMLINILTSSDALKSLPVGVQKFAGALSSDFGKQFAALVIGLVPMLVFYLTFRKEITKGVAAGAVKG, encoded by the coding sequence ATGAACGATATCAAGGATACGAAATCAGTTGGTGCAAAAATCAATATGGTTTTTACCTACGCAGTAATGATTTTCTTCACGGTGATGGCGATCTACCCACTGCTGTGGTTGGTCATGAACTCCTTTAAGACCACCACCGAGTTTCAGATGAACAAGTTGGGTTTCCCCAAGGACTGGGTGCTGGTCAACTACAAGGATGCCTGGATTCGCGGTAAGTTTCCCCGCTTGATCCTCAATAGCTTCATCTACACCGGCATCACGATGGTTGCAACCTTGGTGTTCTCCTTCATGGCCGGGTTTGCGTTTGCCAAGATTCCCAACCGTGCAACCAAATTCCTTCACGGCTCGTTTGTCATCGGGCTGCTGCTGACACTGCAGTCGATCATGGTGCCTCTCTTTCTCATCATCAATTGGGTGGGGTTGTACAATACAACCCTGGGCGTCCTGATTCCGTACATCGGAATCGCCATGCCGATGGGCATTTATCTTGGTACGGAGTTCATCAAATCGATTCCCGATGCGTTGGTCGAATCGGCAAGAATCGACGGGGCGACCTATCTGAAAATATTCATTTCCATTATCGTTCCCATGGCGGCACCCGTTGCGGTTACCGTCGCCATCATGACGGTGACCGGGACGTGGAATGAGTTCATGCTGATCAATATTTTGACCAGCAGCGATGCATTGAAGAGCCTTCCTGTTGGTGTCCAAAAGTTTGCAGGGGCGCTCTCAAGTGACTTTGGAAAACAGTTTGCAGCCTTGGTCATCGGTCTGGTCCCCATGCTTGTTTTCTACTTGACCTTCCGAAAAGAGATAACCAAGGGAGTTGCCGCAGGAGCGGTGAAGGGCTGA